A single window of Streptomyces sp. NBC_00464 DNA harbors:
- the ftsY gene encoding signal recognition particle-docking protein FtsY, whose amino-acid sequence MEFVILAVVIALVAVGVISGLVVSSRKKKQLPPAPSSTPTITPPAEPHVGEEAETPRDASRRTIEEVGLPPEEAAGKAPETAEPEAPAAPALDVPEPTAGRLVRLRARLARSQNSLGKGLLTLLSRDNLDEDTWEEIEDTLLTADVGVAPTQELVERLRERVRVLGTRTPEELRKLLREELLTLLGTDFDRAVKTEGGAETPGVVMVVGVNGTGKTTTTGKLARVLVADGRSVVLGAADTFRAAAADQLQTWGERVGARTVRGPEGGDPASIAFDAVKEGIAEGADVVLIDTAGRLHTKTGLMDELGKVKRVVEKHGPLDEILLVLDATTGQNGLVQARVFAEVVDITGIVLTKLDGTAKGGIVIAVQRELGVPVKLVGLGEGPDDLAPFEPEAFVDALIGD is encoded by the coding sequence ATGGAATTCGTCATCCTTGCTGTAGTCATCGCCCTGGTCGCGGTCGGCGTGATCAGCGGGCTCGTGGTCAGCAGCCGCAAGAAGAAGCAGCTGCCCCCGGCACCGTCGAGCACGCCGACCATCACTCCTCCCGCCGAGCCCCATGTCGGCGAGGAGGCCGAAACGCCGCGCGACGCATCGCGCCGCACCATCGAGGAGGTCGGCCTTCCGCCCGAGGAGGCCGCCGGGAAGGCCCCGGAAACCGCCGAGCCGGAGGCGCCCGCAGCCCCCGCGCTGGACGTCCCCGAGCCCACCGCCGGCCGTCTCGTACGGCTCCGGGCCCGGCTCGCCCGCTCGCAGAACTCCCTCGGCAAGGGGCTGCTCACGCTCCTGTCCCGGGACAACCTCGACGAGGACACCTGGGAGGAGATCGAGGACACCCTCCTCACCGCCGACGTCGGCGTCGCCCCCACCCAGGAACTGGTCGAACGGCTCAGGGAGCGCGTCCGCGTCCTCGGCACCCGTACCCCCGAGGAGCTGAGGAAGCTGCTGCGTGAGGAGCTCCTCACTCTTCTCGGCACCGACTTCGACCGCGCGGTCAAGACGGAGGGCGGCGCCGAAACCCCCGGCGTCGTGATGGTCGTCGGCGTCAACGGCACCGGCAAGACCACCACGACGGGCAAGCTGGCCCGGGTGCTGGTGGCCGACGGCCGCAGCGTCGTGCTCGGCGCGGCCGACACCTTCCGTGCCGCCGCCGCCGATCAGCTCCAGACCTGGGGCGAGCGCGTCGGTGCCCGCACCGTGCGCGGACCCGAGGGCGGCGACCCGGCGTCGATCGCCTTCGACGCCGTGAAGGAAGGGATCGCCGAGGGTGCCGACGTCGTCCTCATCGACACGGCGGGCCGGCTGCACACCAAGACCGGGCTGATGGACGAGCTCGGCAAGGTCAAGCGGGTCGTCGAGAAGCACGGACCCCTCGACGAGATCCTGCTCGTCCTCGACGCCACCACCGGGCAGAACGGCCTGGTGCAGGCGCGGGTGTTCGCCGAGGTCGTCGACATCACCGGCATCGTCCTCACCAAGCTCGACGGCACCGCCAAGGGCGGCATCGTCATCGCCGTCCAGCGCGAGCTGGGCGTACCGGTGAAGCTCGTCGGGCTCGGCGAGGGGCCGGACGATCTGGCTCCGTTCGAGCCGGAGGCGTTCGTGGACGCCCTGATCGGGGACTGA
- a CDS encoding purine-cytosine permease family protein produces the protein METRGLDPVPDSERTGRVRALFPTWAAANMTVLLLTIGAGLVVLDGLGLWQVLVVAVTAPAVSFGMVGLISVAGRSGGAPGMALSRAVFGQRGNLAPGALIWVARWGWETVNAVTGAYALLAVLGLLFGVRSTSTLIVVTLLAFVASSFLLSGLGMGALRLCCTWSAYLFGGFSVLVLVHLAGATAWRAVLDRPAGPTSAMIAGIGTLAAGGISWAPAGPDFTRYLPRTASGRAMVAAAVGGAGIVFLPMVLMGAVMAVGTPGLAVTRDPVSFIGVLLPDWISVPYLVVAVLGMVLINAMSMYSAGFTAQTLGFTIPRAWAVGVNAAISLFLGSLLMLVASSFVDAFVSFLNLLAVTFSAWIGVFGVDQLRGRVYDPVALMDTTPTSAYWYAGGFAWTAVAAWAVGLVAGLLFTGVEWFAGPLATTWPGRNGLGWAATIVVSGGLYAVLPRPAAGRRVAPLHF, from the coding sequence GTGGAGACCCGTGGGCTGGACCCCGTGCCCGACAGCGAACGCACCGGCCGGGTCCGGGCCCTCTTCCCCACCTGGGCGGCCGCCAATATGACCGTGCTGCTGCTCACCATCGGTGCGGGGCTCGTCGTCCTCGACGGACTGGGTCTCTGGCAGGTCCTGGTCGTCGCGGTCACGGCTCCGGCCGTCTCGTTCGGCATGGTCGGACTGATCTCGGTCGCGGGGCGCAGCGGCGGCGCCCCCGGCATGGCGCTGTCCCGGGCCGTCTTCGGCCAGCGGGGCAATCTGGCGCCCGGTGCGCTGATCTGGGTGGCCCGCTGGGGGTGGGAGACGGTGAACGCGGTCACCGGGGCGTACGCCCTGCTGGCCGTGCTCGGCCTGCTCTTCGGTGTCCGGAGCACCTCGACGCTGATCGTGGTGACGCTGCTCGCGTTCGTCGCGAGCAGCTTTCTGCTGTCGGGGCTGGGCATGGGGGCGCTGCGACTGTGCTGCACCTGGTCCGCGTACCTCTTCGGCGGGTTCAGCGTGCTGGTCCTGGTGCACCTGGCCGGGGCGACGGCCTGGCGGGCGGTACTGGACCGGCCCGCCGGTCCGACCTCGGCGATGATCGCGGGGATCGGCACCCTGGCGGCCGGCGGCATCAGCTGGGCGCCCGCGGGGCCCGACTTCACCCGCTACCTGCCGCGCACCGCGTCGGGGAGGGCGATGGTCGCCGCGGCCGTGGGCGGTGCGGGAATCGTGTTTCTGCCGATGGTCCTGATGGGGGCGGTGATGGCGGTCGGCACGCCGGGACTCGCCGTCACCCGTGATCCGGTCTCGTTCATCGGGGTGCTGCTGCCCGACTGGATCTCGGTTCCGTATCTGGTCGTCGCCGTGCTCGGCATGGTGCTGATCAACGCCATGTCGATGTATTCGGCCGGATTCACCGCGCAGACCCTGGGATTCACGATCCCGCGCGCCTGGGCCGTCGGTGTGAATGCGGCGATCAGCCTGTTCCTCGGGTCGCTGCTGATGCTCGTGGCGAGCAGCTTCGTCGATGCGTTCGTCTCCTTCCTGAATCTGCTCGCGGTGACGTTCTCGGCATGGATCGGCGTCTTCGGCGTGGATCAGCTGCGGGGGCGCGTGTACGACCCGGTGGCACTCATGGACACCACACCCACCAGCGCCTACTGGTACGCGGGCGGTTTCGCGTGGACCGCGGTGGCGGCCTGGGCAGTGGGCCTGGTGGCGGGGCTGCTGTTCACCGGCGTGGAGTGGTTCGCCGGTCCGCTCGCGACGACCTGGCCGGGGCGCAACGGGCTCGGCTGGGCCGCCACGATCGTCGTCTCGGGCGGTCTGTACGCGGTACTGCCCCGGCCCGCCGCGGGGCGTCGGGTCGCACCCCTACACTTCTGA
- a CDS encoding LLM class flavin-dependent oxidoreductase yields MAFTVVRFNLVDPAATPDSLSARYRAALDMAAYADGNGVDTVQTEEHHGVANSWLPSPFTFAGAVFGATRRIAVTVSAIIGPLHDPLRLAEDIAVLDLLGAGRLVTVAGIGYRPEEYERAGVEWGRRGRLQDELLETLLKAWTGEPFEFRGRTVTVTPRPFTRPHPLLLVGGSSRAAARRAARLGLPLFPSAHLPELEAYYHAQRAEHGTEGFCMMPSAQTPLLHVSEDPDRTWAEYGEHFLHEARTYASWQSKDIRSAVRSAATTVAELRDEGVYRIVTPQQCAGLAGELDSLVLHPLCGGMPVEEGWRSLRLFCGAIGG; encoded by the coding sequence ATGGCCTTCACAGTCGTCCGGTTCAACCTCGTCGATCCGGCAGCCACTCCGGATTCCCTCTCGGCCCGCTACCGTGCGGCGCTGGACATGGCCGCTTACGCCGACGGGAACGGCGTCGACACGGTGCAGACCGAGGAACACCACGGTGTCGCCAACTCCTGGCTGCCGTCCCCCTTCACGTTCGCCGGGGCCGTCTTCGGGGCCACCCGCAGGATCGCGGTCACGGTCTCCGCGATCATCGGACCGCTGCACGATCCGCTGCGGCTGGCCGAGGACATCGCGGTGCTCGACCTGCTGGGCGCGGGCCGGCTGGTCACGGTCGCGGGGATCGGCTACCGGCCCGAGGAGTACGAGCGGGCGGGCGTCGAGTGGGGCAGGCGGGGCCGGCTCCAGGACGAGCTGCTGGAGACGCTGCTGAAGGCGTGGACCGGGGAGCCGTTCGAGTTCCGCGGCCGCACGGTCACGGTCACCCCCCGGCCGTTCACCCGCCCGCATCCGCTGCTGCTGGTGGGCGGCAGTTCGCGGGCGGCGGCGCGACGGGCGGCCCGGCTGGGGCTGCCGCTGTTCCCGAGCGCGCACCTGCCGGAGCTGGAGGCGTACTACCACGCGCAGCGTGCGGAGCACGGCACGGAGGGCTTCTGCATGATGCCCTCGGCCCAGACACCGTTGCTCCATGTGTCCGAGGACCCGGACCGGACGTGGGCCGAGTACGGGGAGCACTTCCTGCACGAGGCGCGTACGTACGCCTCCTGGCAGTCCAAGGACATCCGCTCGGCCGTCCGCTCGGCGGCGACGACGGTGGCGGAGCTCCGGGACGAGGGCGTCTACCGGATCGTCACGCCGCAGCAGTGCGCGGGCCTGGCCGGGGAGCTGGACAGTCTGGTGCTGCACCCGCTGTGCGGCGGGATGCCGGTCGAGGAGGGGTGGCGCAGCCTGCGGCTGTTCTGCGGGGCGATCGGGGGGTGA